In the genome of Raphanus sativus cultivar WK10039 chromosome 9, ASM80110v3, whole genome shotgun sequence, the window ttgtttttctaaaagtTGTATGCTTTccaatgtttttgttttgtttttaccaTTTAGAGTCAAATATGGAAGTGAGTTGGAGATGTCCTCCTAAGAACCTGTTATAATAATGGGTGAAgattgttgtttttgtttttggagaTATACTTGCTTATGTTTCTCTTTAGGTGACAAGAATCTCATGTGGGTTGTTGGGTTTGTTTGGTTTTATAGCTTATAAAAGATTGGACCTttaggtttttgtttttcttttaactaaAGTTGGATTATTTCCTTTTGATGCAAAAAAAGGTACTATGGGCGGGGTTTGATAAGCTAGAGAAAGAGGATGGAGATACTCGAAGACTTCTCCTACTTGCATTTCACTCTGGTTTTCAAATTTGGGATGTTGAAGATACAGACAACGTCCATGTCATTGTCTCTGCTCATGATGGGCGAGCATCCTTTATGCAAATCCTACCCAACCCGGAGGTGGATTTAGACGACGTGTTTTCTGAGAGCCGTCCGCTTTTGGCTGTGTGTGGTGACAGTTCTTGGGATGAGAATTCGAGTAGACAGAGCGTTTCTGACAACAACCCTGGAAGCGAAACTGTGGTGGTGGTGCCTACAAATGTGCATGTCTACTCGTTAAAGTCTCAGTCCTATGTGCATACGTTGAAGTTTCGGTCTATCATCTATACGGTTAGGTGCAGTTCTCGGATTGTTGCTGTCCTACAAGCAGCTCAGGTTCGATATTTATCACATTTATTTGTTCCTTCTGTTTTGGAACTAACGAGTGCACCTGTTTGACTTTGCAGATACACTGCTTTGATGCGAAAACATTGGAGAAGGAATACATGATTGTCACTAACTCCATCGCCTATGGATCCTTGGGTGTTGGATATGGTCCTCTCGCCGTTGGTCCGCGATGGATTGCCTATAGCGGAAGCCGTGTTGCTGAGTCAAGCTCCACGCTTTTCGCTCCGGAGCTTATCACACTGTCATCATCACCCAATGTTGCACAATTTGCAATGGATTCGAGCAGACAGATCGCTTCTGGGATCTTGAATATTGGTTTGAGAGGCGTTGGAGTTACTAGTAATGACAATGTGCCAGACGAGGATAGCATAGGAATGGTAAAACTCCAAATCAAGTTGATATTCTCCATTGATCTTGTgattttatacatgtatatacGTGGTGGTGTTTGCAGGTTATAATCAAAGATATCATAAGCAAAAGCGTCATAGCTCAGTTTAAGGCACACAAGAGTCCTATCTCAGCTCTGAGCTTTGATCCAAGCGGCATGCTTTTGGTTACTGCTTCGATTCAGGGACACAATATTAATGTCTTCAGGATAATGCCGATAACTTCTGCACATAGTGATGTGACCGGAGCCTCGTTTGTGCATCTGTTCAGGCTTCAGCGTGGTTTTACTAATGCGGTATGCAGAGAGACCTGACCTTCTTCACTTACGCTTATTGAAAAAATCTCACGTCTTTGAGTTTTTTTGCAGGTGATACAAGACATTTGTTTCAGCAATGATAGCAGTTTGATAGTGATAAGCTCTTCAAGAGGGACAAGTCATATGTTTGAGATCAATCCCCATAGAGTGGGGAAAGCTCCGGTTCCTCTGTCAGCGGTTAATAGGATAAGAAGCGGAAACATGAGCGGATGGATGGGAACTATGAGCGGTGCTGCAGCTGCAGCAGCTGGAATGGTTGGTGGCTCTCTAACTGGTGCAACCGCATCGACTTTCTGTTACTGCGTTGAACAGAACAAGAACAACCGCTATGGTTCTGCTGCTTCTGGCAATAGCTCAAAGAGGAGGAGTCTTCTGGTGTTTGCTCCTTCTGGATGTATGACACAGTATCCTGTTGGGGGTAGTCATGAGGCTGCGGTCATGACGGGGTTGAATTCTGAGTCTGGTTCAGAGATTGAACCAATAAGAAGGTGGTCCATGATACAGAACCAGTCTAGAAGAGAGATGCAAGATCAGCACAGTGACATATATGGAGGTGGGACAGTTTCTGATTCTAAAAGTAAAGTGTTTCCAGAGATTGTCAGGAAGCAGAGTGGTGAGGAATCTTGGAAAGTGACTAAGAATGTGGAGGATAGGCATCAGCTGTACATGTCTGAAGCAGAATTGCAAATGTATCAGCCGTCTGGGCTACCGTTATGGGGAAGGCGACATGTAAAATTTTCCTCCTTAGTTTTGGAAACTGGTAATGTGTTGAGTGGATGTCTCTGATACTTTGTGTTTtgtgcaaaaaaataaaacagtttAGGTTCCAAGAGTTGGTGTTGAACCGGGATGATGCAGAGAGGAATGGTGGAGGAGGGGAGATGGAGATTGAAGGAATCCAAACTCGAACGATTGAAGCAAGAACAAGAGATTTGGTTCCAGCCTGGGGTTATCTCCACTCTCCTAAATCACAACAAGTGATGAAAGAGTGAGTTTCTGTAATCTGCTTATAATCTTTATAACACTTTGGATTTCTTTTCTCTGTTGGTCTCTTTCACAGTTTCTTGACACTAACTAATATTATGCCACAGATCAATGCAGAGTCCAAGGAACACTACACTAGGTGATCAAGTGGCTCTTGTAGAGGATCATGGAGCAGATTCTGAGCTCGGAGTTGTACATAGCAAAGAAGAGAGATCGAGATCAGAAGAAGAGGGCTCGAGTTCTGAAGAAGATAGCTCGATATCAGAAGAAGAGACTCACAGCAAGTTTGTACATAATGAAGAAGGTATTGCGGAGGAGAAGAAGCTTAATGAAGATGAGGATGAAGAGGACATCCATTAGAAGAAGGTGATGTTGTTTttggttcgttttttttttcaccacaGACTCAGCTTCAAGTTCAACAacagaagaacaaaaaaaaccgTGGAAAATTgtatagaaaaaaagaaaaagaaatttgacATAACTCTTAgatgtactccctccgttcctaaaAATAGGATCTtctggattttatttttgttccacaaagaaagattttctatatttttaaggtacttttgtataattttgaggtacttttgtatacttttgaggatcattaattatgaatatttgaattgattaaattttattggttgatagttattggaaattgtataaaacataaatagtaaactaaagttgacaaatatttattgtagtcttaataaacgtgaaaactctagaaaatcttactttcaggaacggagggagtaaatAGCAATGTACTTTTCTTTTGCTACggaattatatttattcatGAACTTGCTAACATAATaatgaaaatgataataataaaaggTTTTTAAcgcaaaaatatttttgctgCACCTTTGTAATCATATCAGTATCATTATTGCCATGGCAGTGTTTTGTTTCCTAGTTTCTGCAGTGCAGGCCTGGCGAAAGAATCAAGCACTGGCTCGCTTACACCAATCTATAGCTTGTGTGTGAATATATAAAGTTACAATAGTGAAATTAGAAAGTGGATGTCTAACTAACTACTGATACCAAATTCGTTGGCTTATCAAAGCTCTTGAGAATACAAATATTAGATATTCTCTATCTTACTCTCATAATATATCACATGGAAAAAATGCTGGGGGATCTTAAATTGTGATCTGCTGGAGAGAAGGGCATTGTTTCCAAATAGCATCGGATTCATGTAAATAGTGATTGTGCTTTTGAAAACCACGTCTATATTGATTCAAAGTGAAGACTACACCTTTCCAAGAAAAGGTGAAGACTACACCTTAAAATCAAAACTGTACAAAGTCCATCAAAATTTATAGCCCAATTTCTAGGCCTTTCTTCTATATTTATATCAAGTAAATTATGACCAGGGTCCAATAATTATTAAAGGATAAAGCATATTGATAAGATCCCATTTTTAATTATAGCTCAGTCCCCTCGTATTATTTAATCCGGTCCATCAACCATATTTAAATTCACAGACTGTATGTAATTAGTGTCACCAACCATGTTTAAATTCACATAAAGCAAGATACTATTGGTACTTGTATGCCTCT includes:
- the LOC108824028 gene encoding autophagy-related protein 18f, yielding MTSQKPTTSEGGVVSRSARTSFRAFSNCLRVISSGASSVARSAASSLNRDTESPKDQVLWAGFDKLEKEDGDTRRLLLLAFHSGFQIWDVEDTDNVHVIVSAHDGRASFMQILPNPEVDLDDVFSESRPLLAVCGDSSWDENSSRQSVSDNNPGSETVVVVPTNVHVYSLKSQSYVHTLKFRSIIYTVRCSSRIVAVLQAAQIHCFDAKTLEKEYMIVTNSIAYGSLGVGYGPLAVGPRWIAYSGSRVAESSSTLFAPELITLSSSPNVAQFAMDSSRQIASGILNIGLRGVGVTSNDNVPDEDSIGMVIIKDIISKSVIAQFKAHKSPISALSFDPSGMLLVTASIQGHNINVFRIMPITSAHSDVTGASFVHLFRLQRGFTNAVIQDICFSNDSSLIVISSSRGTSHMFEINPHRVGKAPVPLSAVNRIRSGNMSGWMGTMSGAAAAAAGMVGGSLTGATASTFCYCVEQNKNNRYGSAASGNSSKRRSLLVFAPSGCMTQYPVGGSHEAAVMTGLNSESGSEIEPIRRWSMIQNQSRREMQDQHSDIYGGGTVSDSKSKVFPEIVRKQSGEESWKVTKNVEDRHQLYMSEAELQMYQPSGLPLWGRRHFRFQELVLNRDDAERNGGGGEMEIEGIQTRTIEARTRDLVPAWGYLHSPKSQQVMKESMQSPRNTTLGDQVALVEDHGADSELGVVHSKEERSRSEEEGSSSEEDSSISEEETHSKFVHNEEGIAEEKKLNEDEDEEDIH